A stretch of the Opisthocomus hoazin isolate bOpiHoa1 chromosome 2, bOpiHoa1.hap1, whole genome shotgun sequence genome encodes the following:
- the SMIM26 gene encoding small integral membrane protein 26, whose translation MRAAVWNARAALLYSVGGWTMLGAMLHYNSSSSGGSGESGGGPENESDPQANQATRKEVFTRETGFGLQITTVVTYKDVQPPITRLLRRVKSFFDPSDGPPSAN comes from the exons ATGCGGGCGGCGGTGTGGAACGCGCGGGCGGCGCTGCTGTACTCGGTGGGCGGCTGGACCATGCTGGGGGCCATGCTCCActataacagcagcagcagtggcggCAGCGGCGAGAGCGGCGGCGGGCCCG AGAATGAAAGTGATCCTCAGGCAAACCAAGCAACCCGCAAGGAAGTATTTACTAGAGAAACAGGTTTTGGATTACAAATTACAACAGTAGTAACATACAAGGATGTTCAGCCTCCTATTACTCGACTGCTCAGGCGAGTGAAGTCGTTCTTTGATCCTAGTGACGGCCCCCCTTCTGCAAATTGA